AGTTTTGACTCGGAAGGTAACTAAGACAAAGGATAATTCACAGATGAGAAGATTCTGAAGTGAATTTGATGGTTACTTGTGAGTGGCGGAAAAGCTTCGCTCGCCAAAAGTGGAGCGCAAGATGAAACTTCGACTACGTTACTTCTTAGCATTCATATAATTTGCACAGTTGTATGAAGGCGAAAGACCAGTTTACATCAAATTGTACATTCCGAAAGACACTTGATTTTAGCCTTAAGTAGTCATGTTTTTCTACGGAGAAGTGACAAAAAGACGACGAAACCAACGTTACCCTTGAGTTGAACGGTAAGAATTGAAATTGTTCAGACATCTCCGTTAATATTTAAATCATCTCCTCTTATCTAGCTCAAGTTCGTAAGCTCAATTGTATGTAGACATGGAGCTTTTTTATCCTGTGGCCTGGAAATTATTTCAAGattcttttagttttttttgcgcGTGCAGAGAAATGCTTTCTCGAGCGCGAGAGAGACGTCACAATGGACGTATTTTTCGACGTAAACCAGTTGAGCGTAGTTTTGCTTGCTGTGAACACGGTTTTTGCTTGCTGTGCTTGTCAAAGTGTTAAAACTTGCTTTTAGTTGAAAGTGATTGATTTATCATGAGTGAAGTTAGCGAAAACGAATCCAAATCGAAGTTTGCCGGCaggcaaaatgaaaacagtGCGAATTTGAATTgtaaaatgatgatgaaaaagtctagaaagagaaaaagagcgagtAAACAAGTCCGACGGGTCAAGAAAATGCGACTGGAGAAAGAGGTGAGGGAACGAAACTCTTCCTGAAACTGCAGAAAAGTTACTGAAAATAGAATTATAGTCTTTTCCTACAAAAGTGCAAAATCACAATATCTACGTCTGGAGTGCTTGTTTTATCGCCTTTTCTTGCACTGTTTACTTGCGACAAAAGTTCATCCActgaaaggtttttttcttaCTTCCAGCTTTTTCTCAGTGGACGGGAGTCAACCAATAGTCAATCTGTATTGGAGAGGTAAGGATAGTTTTCTTGAGTTGAGACAAGGTTCAATGTGTGTCAAGAATAAAATCgatcttgtttgtttttcagcgAGATTCTGCCCGAGCTGCGGCACGGTTCCAAAGGGACATGCaacaacaaaattgaaataatttgcCTGGACAGCACCTCCAAGCAGAACAACAACGAGTACATCGAAACCATTATCCTGGACAGTACTTCTGAGCAGAAATGCGACAAGAAGATTGAAGTAATCAACCTGGACAGCAACTCTGAGCAGAACAACAATGCGGAGAACATTGAAATCATTATCCTCGACAGCACTTCTGAGCAGAAATGCGACGAGAAAATTGAAGTAATCAACCTGGATAGCACCTCTGAGCAGAACAACAATGCGGAGAACATTGAAATCATTATTCTTGACAGCACTTCTGAGCAGAAATGCGACGAGAAAATTGAAATAACCTGCCTGGGGAGCGCCTCTGAgcagaaaaacaatgaaaatactGAAATCATTAACCTTGATAGCAGTTTGTCGTTTGAATTCACGGtaatttaattaaaaatgtCTTAATTGTTTGCCTAATTGTTTCCACTTGCAATGGATTCTCACTTATCTTTTAACAAGAAGATATAAGTAATTCTTATTTTACTTATTGAATAAATTGTTCCATGTTAGAATCCCTCAAAATTATCCTCTTGTTGAAGAATTCGTTCTCTAGTTTATAGCTTACCCGATTTATGTTGAAGCTGTCATAATATCAGTAGCAAAATCATGCAACATGCTGAACGCTGATCGAAGTTCATTTGGCTTCCCTCTTAATTAGTAAAAAACGGATCCAAAGATTCCACCTCAATCAAAGTTGTTATCGTTGTATAATTTAGTAACCTTGCGCAAGTTCTTTTGGTTGGCTTAAACTAACAAAGTCTAACAAAGTCCTATTCGAGCAGCAAAAAAGCCACTAGGGTTTTCATAACCAGAGTCTTAAATGTCTTGAGTGTTTGTACTTTGCCTTGCCTTTGGTTTTTACTGTGCTTGTTTAGTGTATGGTAATTGTGTAGTAGTTCAGTTTTTGTGTGCCATTTTGTTAGTGTATCCCGGCTCTCCCTCAGGTTTGTGGTGGTTCTCATTAAAATCACCTCTAGATCTCTTTAGTCACATCAGTTTGCGTTGTGTCACGATGCTCGCCTCGAAACTAGGCTGACTCCTCTCTGTAACCGCTATTCACAGTGTACATCCATCGCAGTGCAAAGAAAATGTATACAATAAGCACAAGTTTGCGAAATTCCAGCCTGATTTATCCCTGCTTTTTTTTTAGAACGATTCTTGGCCAACTGGTGAGAACCCATTCTCTTTATCTGGAAGTTTCTTCTCTGCTCAGCACTCTAGCTGTGATGAAAGCGACTCAGAGGATGAAACACCTGAGCATATCAACAAACTGGCGTCTCTAGGTAGATTAAAagcatttgaaatttgaaatttgaaattgctTTCACGAAAAATCGCGGGGAATGATTTGGACCCAGAAAAGACATGCCTCGATTGAAATCTCAGTAACTGTCTGGGAGAATTATAAAAAACTGTCAGTGATAATTATATATAAGAGTTCAGTTTTGACTCACGTTTTTTCAACCCTAAGCGAAAAGTTTGCAGTGACGATTCCGCATGAAATAACACTAGCTAAGAGACTGTGCAATGCTGAACAGGACACTGGCCTAAAATTGCGCCATGTATAATAGGTCTTATAAGGATACCCCACCCCTCATCCCCAACTTTCGGTCAAAGACGAATGAGTTCAGCGTATAGACCTCTCATAAAGGGTAGCGTATTAGTTATTCccttgtatttatgttaattcaACCAAATGGCCTCATTTTAGTATaaatgttgttttaaattttgcccATTTGCAACGAgattagaaaggcttattagcattgaaacaaCAGAATATTATATTGAcggccattatgaaagaggtttATTTCAACACTTCTCTCTGGACTGACCAGTAGTTTAGTAGTAGTTACGCTGAAGGTGGAAAACCGACTTGGGCTAGCCGGTAAACGTGTTACTTTTTTCTGATTTAATTTCAGCCGCATTTGATGACTATGAATTTGGAAAAATGCTTGGAGCTGGCGGATTTGGACAAGTTATCGCTGCCACGCGTAAGAAAGACAATCTACCGGTATGTTAAGTATTATGCTACATATAGCCTGTATATGTGTCACCTGAGTGAAATTTCTAAAAGATATATTTCGACTTAACTTGAGTGAAATGATTTTACAGCTTTTACAgctttttatgcaaaaaaagtAAGATTTGTATGCGCTTAGCTCCAGGAGAACTAACCTATCTGGTTTCATTTTCAGGTGGCGATCAAATTTGTTCACAAAagttcagtcgacgaatttaaGGAGGTTCGTAAAGATTAGGATGTCAAATGTTTGTGAGTCACAATGCACAGAATGTGAGAAGGCTTGGAAATACTTCGCTTAGTTTATAGTTTTGGCGAGCTATGAAGCTGCGAGGGAAATTGGGCCGGGAAGAGGGGAGTCCTCTCCCATTCCTCGCGCTTCATCATTCATTCGCGCTCTCCATAACCAACAAAAGCGTTAGCAGCGcagatcattttaaaaatgaaatttttcgAATGGAAGATAGAATTAGATTTCATTTCATTGCAGTTGAATGGGAAAGGAATTCCAGCTGAAGCGTATTTCCAATGGCAAGCTCACCACCGCAATGTGATCGATATTTACGAGGTAATCTACCTCGACGAGTTCTTTGTGTACGTGATGGAAAGACCAGAAAATTGTAAAGATTTGTTTAGGATCATTGATGACAGATACAGAGCCAACTCTACGCTGACAGAGAAGGAAGCACGAAAGTATTTCACTCAAGTCCTGCGGGCCAACATCTGCTGCGAGGAGAATGGAATTCTGCACCGAGATGTTAAACCTGAAAACATCCTTATTGATATGAGCTGTGACGAGGCAAAACTGATCGATTTTGGATTGTCGTCTGAGGTTCAGGAACAGCCTTTTACATGGTTTAGAGGTGAGAAAGAAGAGATTTCTTAAGGCCATTCATGCTCAGTTAAAAAGCAAGCAAACCAATTTCGTAGTCATGCGTAGATCGCACTGTCAACATAGAAGCGAAGCCTGTCATCGTTGGTAGGTGGTAGTATTTCAAAAAGTAGTGGAGAGCTGGAAACTAGGGCGAGTCGCTTGATGCGTATGCTGACCGTGGTTaacaaaaccttctcttgccatttctttctcttttcctgTGTTAGCGACGAATATTGAAACGGTACTCTGCATGTGGTCTCACGTCATTCATTAGAAATAATTTGTCTTTCAGGTACACCAAGTTACATGCCTCCAGAATACTGCAGATTCAAACAATATGACGGTTGCCAAGCAACCGTGTGGCAGATGGGAATTCTTCTGGTGGATATGTTATCACCTGAATTTCGTGCTTTTGAAGACACACGCGATATTTCTGAACCACCTTATGTGCCAAAGCGTCTCTCACCAGGtaattcttgtttttgttttatgtgaTTATTTCATTGACCTAACCAACCACGGGCACATCAACTCCACTTCTTAAGCCTATGACCTCCCCCGTGCCTTTCACATAAAAAGTAAGTAAAGAGATAAATGAAGCCATCGATGATTTGAGCCACAACTCAGCTAGGAAGCTGTTCACATGATTCCGAAATAACTTTCATTCTAGATCGAGcccatttttcattttacatgATACTGAGAGGAATTTTCGTTCCCCTTTGTTATTCCAAAGTGGGTTTATTCCGCTTTAATATCCTAACGAAATCCTTGTTCCGGAATGACGTTTCGTTCTAGTATTATGTAAACTGAAACCAAGAGCCATAATGGGAGGGAGAGCGAATCTTAGGGCGTTGGCCGGGATATTTGAATTTCACTCAAGTTATTTTTAGAGACTGTAATTAACGGAAGTCTAATTACTGAGAGGTCCGCACATTTTAATCGATACGTGTCAGCCAGTGTAATGGGGCATTGTAATGACACTGTAATGCCATTACAATGCCCCATTGCCCCCAAGGGCCAGAGTGGGCGTTTCCGTCTCTCTCCTACTATGCCTCTTGCTGAAAGTAAGTTCGTTGCGAAATGAAAACTGTGGCTTGGGGCGAGTGGCGCACGCGTATCTTTTACAAGAGACTGGAGCCATGTTTGTTCTGATTTGACGCGAAAACCGCAAACTCAAGTTTACTTTTCATCGATTGGTGAGGAATTTGTGACTTTGTTTCGACCACTAATTACTTTGACCCAATGACAGCTTATGTTGGTTAAGAGAATCTCAGCAttttattttggagaagaaATATGACCACTCGTGAAAAGAACAGCCAGTTTGTAATCGATCCACAACACAGAAATTTATCTACAGTCCAGGGAATAACATACGTTTTgttttcataacaagaaaggaaaaacaattgGGCGACGTCTGTAAATGTGCGTTTCTATAATCGATTTTAGGTTATTCCGCTTGAAGTCGTTTGGATTGAAAGTTGCTTACTTGTtgtaactatcctggaattaaattgtttGAGCGGGTTGGAGATTagaagagaaaatgaaagatttgtcGTCAAGTGATCGTGTAGTTACACAGCTGTAAAACAGGTCATGTTAGCTCGTAGAATGAACGATTGTGAAATGaacgtaacaaaaaaaaatttaaaaagcagaaaaaaaaaaaaaaaaccggagaAGTGTGCAAAACTGCTGTTTCAATGCTAAACAATCTTATTTTTAACATGGCTCGTTTGTCTTTGTTCTTTCAGGTTGATTATATTGAATAAACCCCGCTAGCAATTGTCTGAAAAGCTAATGAACATTAGAATTGTAAATCCCCGAGGGCAATGTGACAGAAATATTCCCCTCACAGCATACCTACATGCATCGCCCTAACGTACTGACAAACAAGACCGCAACTTTACTTCAACAAtgttacatttattttaccaaaactgtttaaacattttaaatactactgaacagttgctcaaattgaaaagaaaaaaatgtttaccaTTGTTTGACGCCACAGTTTTGAAACCTcgcccatgtgaaaaataaaccCGCTATTTTTAGGCAACGAGGGTGCAGCTCTCGGTGAATAAATCACGTACTCtcgttgcctaaaaataacccttacATCTTCGTGATGTTTTTATTGCCGaggtcgtgtttgcttaagttccctaatttAAACCCCTGGAACCTCGACTTTATTCTTTCGTTCGGGCACAGTTCGAACTTAAACTGTTCATTTAATTGACGCTTAAGCATGTGACCCGCAAACTTGATCACATTAATTtatgttatcttttttttttgtccaacaGAAGCAAAAAACCTCATCCATTCTCTGCTCAACGTAAACCCCGTAAACCGTCCcactttaaaagaaattcttAATCATCCTTGGATCGCACAGCCTGCAAACTGAAAAGCTGCTTCGATGAATTTTCTATCACATTCAAGATCTTgtgaacattttatttcttcAATGAACTCTGTTATTGTCTGGAATGTTAATCAATTGAAGTACATATATATAATTAGATATTAGCAAATAATGATAAAAGATTGTAGTTCCATGCCTCTGAGGGAAATTTAATGACGGTCATTGTACTTAGGGTGGGGTTGGAAAGAGGCATGGTAGGGCAACAGGGGAGGGAAGACCGGGAATAGAATCAGGTGGGTGGTGTGGGATGGGTAGGAAGAACTGagtgaaattaaaataatattgaaagaaaaaaaaactgctgccTTACACATACTTCAGTCCTTTACTTTAATCGAAATATAACCTTGACTAAACCATCGAACCTTCCTGAACTTCGAggcttttcaatgttttttttttttgggcttcACTCTTTGTTCCACAACATTTGCTCTGCCTGTCAGGTGCTTCTTCGTAGTTCCTTCAACACGACGGTGTGTTACTTCGCCGCGGTATATACAGCGTCTGTGGTTTTGAGTAGTTgcagtttgtttcttttatttagGAGAACTCATTGATACTATTTCTGTTGCTGCAAAAGCCTTCTTTTTTTCCAGCGTTCGTAAACAATGAGCACAAGGCTGCTGCATGAACGTTCGTCATCTTCACCATTGTGTTAAACAATTGTGGCAAACGAGAAGCAAAAAGAGCAAAATGGTTTGTGGCATGAAACAGGTTTCTTTTTCGTCGAGGTTATGTTTAGATAGGGTACGTTTCTAACAACAATGGTCATACCATTTCGCAAAATTTCGTTCTTGTTAAACCTCATCTATAAACAATACTGTATAATAAATCattgaattattttaaataaaaaagttgaaTTACCGAAGGAAATAGTGTTTTTACT
The nucleotide sequence above comes from Acropora muricata isolate sample 2 chromosome 12, ASM3666990v1, whole genome shotgun sequence. Encoded proteins:
- the LOC136893665 gene encoding uncharacterized protein; amino-acid sequence: MSEVSENESKSKFAGRQNENSANLNCKMMMKKSRKRKRASKQVRRVKKMRLEKENYSLFLQKCKITISTSGVLVLSPFLALFTCDKSSSTERFFSYFQLFLSGRESTNSQSVLESEILPELRHGSKGTCNNKIEIICLDSTSKQNNNEYIETIILDSTSEQKCDKKIEVINLDSNSEQNNNAENIEIIILDSTSEQKCDEKIEVINLDSTSEQNNNAENIEIIILDSTSEQKCDEKIEITCLGSASEQKNNENTEIINLDSSLSFEFTNDSWPTGENPFSLSGSFFSAQHSSCDESDSEDETPEHINKLASLGRLKAFEI
- the LOC136891646 gene encoding serine/threonine-protein kinase pim-1-like, whose translation is MLGAGGFGQVIAATRKKDNLPVAIKFVHKSSVDEFKELNGKGIPAEAYFQWQAHHRNVIDIYEVIYLDEFFVYVMERPENCKDLFRIIDDRYRANSTLTEKEARKYFTQVLRANICCEENGILHRDVKPENILIDMSCDEAKLIDFGLSSEVQEQPFTWFRGTPSYMPPEYCRFKQYDGCQATVWQMGILLVDMLSPEFRAFEDTRDISEPPYVPKRLSPEAKNLIHSLLNVNPVNRPTLKEILNHPWIAQPAN